Sequence from the Terriglobales bacterium genome:
ATCCATTGCGTCCACTGGCTAATGCCGTACCCGGTTTACCACTTAAGCACATCATTCAGGCAACCAACCTCGCGCGTTCGCAGTACGACAGCTTGCAAGCGTCGTATAACCAGCGCGACTGGCACGGACTCGACACACAATACAACCTCACCTGGAGCAAGTGTTTGGACAACAACTCCGTGAACCGAGGCGGGGCTGGGGACTATCCTCAGCTGAACAACCCCTTGAATGTTCGCGACTCACGTGGCCTTTGCGATCACGATGTGCGACTCAACTTTAACGTGGCAGGCGTGTACTCTGTGCCTGCAATTCCGCACCTGGGTGAACGTGCGGGTAAAGGTTGGCAGCTCAGCACCATCTACACAGCCATAAGCGGCCGTCCATTTACGGCGCTGCTCGCCAGCAGCAGTGATCCTTCAGGCCAGGGTCTGGTTGGCAGCTCTATTCGCGCTGCGTACGACGGTTCGCCAATTGTTTATCAAACCCGTAATCCAAATCAGTATGTGGTTGAAGACTTTATTACAAAGACATCACCTGCAGGGACGCACGACGCTTGTGGTCGCACTGGGATTGGAACTCCTTTGTCGCCATTTTTCGTTCCTTGTCCTGGAACAGTCGGCAACTCGGGTCGTAACCAGCTAATTGGGCCGGGCCTGAGTCAGTGGGACATGACACTGATTAAGAACACCAAGATCACCGAGCGTCTGAACGTCCAGTTCCGCTGGGAGGTTTACAACGTTCTGAACCGGGCGAATTTCTTTTACCTGCCGGACAATGCACTGGCCGGTAACTTCGCTAAGGTGACTAAGACTTCGGACGTAGCCGTCGGCAATCCGGTAATCGCCCAGGGCGGTCCCAGAAACATGAACTTCGCGTTGAAGTTTGTCTTCTAAAGGAACTGTCTCGGAGTGGAATTCGGGGAGTCTGCCTATGGTAGACTCCCTTTTTCTATGCGGTTTTCCCGATGTCTGGCTCTCTTCTTGGGGATGTCAGGGCTTTCGGCTCTTGCCCTTCCACCCAACACTCCTCCCAATATCGTCCTGATCACGCTAGACACCACCCGAGCCGATCGCATGGGCTTTCTCGGCTCCCACCGTGCGCTCACGCCCAATCTCGATCGCTTGGCAAAAGACGGCATCATATTCAGCCGGGCTTATGCCCAGGTCCCGCTTACCACGGCGTCACACGCAGTAATCCTTACCGGCACCTATCCTCAGTTCAACCATGTCAATGATTTCGGCAAGCCGCTGCTACCCGACGTTCCTTATCTTCCCGACATCCTGCACCGCCGGGGTTATCGCACCGCAGCTTTCGTCGGTTCGCTGATTTTGGATCCGCTGGATGGCCTTGCTCCTGGTTTCGATCGTGGCTTTGATGTTTACGACGCTGGGTTTCGGCTGCGTCGCCCGCGAGAGGATCGCTATAAAACCGTGGAACGCCGTGGTGGCGATGTGGTTGCGCGTGCCTTAGCCTGGCTCCGCAAGCCTCGAAAGGGCCCCTTCTTCTTGTGGGTTCATCTCTATGACGCGCACGATCCTTACGATCCCCCCGCTCCGTACAAGCAGCAGCATGCTTCCTTTCCGTACGATGGCGAGATCGCGTATGAAGATTCGGTCGTCGGAACGCTCCTGAACGCATTGCGCGCTGGGAAGCTTTATGACGGTGCTTTGATTGCAGTCATGGCGGACCATGGCGAGGCGTTCGGTGAACACGGAGAAAGAACGCACGGCATTTTTCTTTACGATGAAACAATCCACGTCCCCCTTGTCCTCAAGCAGCCTTCAAATCATTTCGCCGGGAAAACGGTAACTTCTAGGACCGGTCTAGTTGACGTCGCGCCCACAATTCTGCAAATAGCTGGCGTCCCGCTTCCCAAAAACATCCAAGGCGAATCCGTGTTGCGATTAATGACCCGCGGTCGTCCCTCAGGGGCTTCTAAAAGTACGCGCGCTTCCGCACACATGCCCCAGCCCGAAACCGACTTAAACCGTCCCGCCTATGCGGAAACCGATTACCCACACCGAGCTTTTGGCTGGAGCTCGCTTCGCTCGCTGCGCAGCGATACCTATCTTTTCATCCAAGCTCCACAACGCGAGCTTTACGACCAGTCTGCCGATCCTCAAGCTTCCCGCAACTTGGCCTCAACGCGCCCTGCCACTGCAGATACTTTGGCGGCCCAACTCACCGACTTTCGCGTTCGCTCCAGCAGTTCTTCGACGCGGCCGGCAGAAATTGACCCGCAGCAGGCTGAAAAGCTGAATGCTTTGGGCTACGTCGCTTCGGACACCGGTACTCCGGAAGCCGAAAGTCTAGAAAAAACTGGCTCAAATGTTGTCGATCCCAAGAATAAAGTTGAGATCGCCAACTTGATGCACGAAGCCATTATGGATATGGAGGACGGCCGTTACCACGAGGTAATCCCCCGTCTGGAGCGGGTTTTAACAGATGAGCCCAAGATGCCGGTGGCGCAGATGCAATTGGGTACCGCCTACGCCCGCCTGAAGGATTATCAGAAGGCGGTTCCCGCTCTTAAGAGGGCATTGCTACTGCGTCCCGACTCCGGGATGGGGCATTACGAACTCGGGTTGGCGCTGTTCGGGACTGGCGACTGGCAAGCTGCCGCGCCGGAGTTTGAGTTTGCTGTCCAGCACGCGCCTAAGTGGGCGGACGCACATTTCTCTCTAGGTTCCGTCTATGCTCGTATTGACCGTGTGCCTGATGCCATGCGCGAATTGCATACCGCACTCGAACTTGCGCCTTCGCATTACCGCGCCAATCTGCTACTAGGCCGAATTCTCTCGCTGCAAGGAAAGCCTCGCGATGCTCTTCCCAACCTGCGCGAGGCTGCGAAGGTGGAGTCGAACTCGCGCGAGGCCCATGCCTTCCTCGCCGATGCCTATGAACAACTCGGCCTGAATGCCGACGCTCAGCGCGAGCGAGCGCAAGCGCAACGTTTGCCCCCTCCCGGCCAGCAATAACTCACGACAATCAAACTCCCCACGAGAGTGAAATCTACGCATCGGATCTATGCTCCAGTTCTTGCCTGTTGTGACTAGAGAGTCTCT
This genomic interval carries:
- a CDS encoding sulfatase-like hydrolase/transferase, with translation MSGLSALALPPNTPPNIVLITLDTTRADRMGFLGSHRALTPNLDRLAKDGIIFSRAYAQVPLTTASHAVILTGTYPQFNHVNDFGKPLLPDVPYLPDILHRRGYRTAAFVGSLILDPLDGLAPGFDRGFDVYDAGFRLRRPREDRYKTVERRGGDVVARALAWLRKPRKGPFFLWVHLYDAHDPYDPPAPYKQQHASFPYDGEIAYEDSVVGTLLNALRAGKLYDGALIAVMADHGEAFGEHGERTHGIFLYDETIHVPLVLKQPSNHFAGKTVTSRTGLVDVAPTILQIAGVPLPKNIQGESVLRLMTRGRPSGASKSTRASAHMPQPETDLNRPAYAETDYPHRAFGWSSLRSLRSDTYLFIQAPQRELYDQSADPQASRNLASTRPATADTLAAQLTDFRVRSSSSSTRPAEIDPQQAEKLNALGYVASDTGTPEAESLEKTGSNVVDPKNKVEIANLMHEAIMDMEDGRYHEVIPRLERVLTDEPKMPVAQMQLGTAYARLKDYQKAVPALKRALLLRPDSGMGHYELGLALFGTGDWQAAAPEFEFAVQHAPKWADAHFSLGSVYARIDRVPDAMRELHTALELAPSHYRANLLLGRILSLQGKPRDALPNLREAAKVESNSREAHAFLADAYEQLGLNADAQRERAQAQRLPPPGQQ